In one Amaranthus tricolor cultivar Red isolate AtriRed21 chromosome 8, ASM2621246v1, whole genome shotgun sequence genomic region, the following are encoded:
- the LOC130820666 gene encoding protein BRICK 1, with protein MAKAGGITNAVNVGIAVQADWENREFISHISLNIRRLFDFLVQFEATTKSKLAALNEKLDTLERRLELLEVQVSTASANPSVFK; from the exons ATGGCGAAAGCGGGAGGAATAACAAATGCGGTGAATGTAGGAATTGCAGTGCAGGCAGATTGGGAAAATCGAGAGTTCATTTCTCATATCTCTCTCAACATCCGACGCCTTTTCGACTTTCTTGTTCAATTTG AGGCTACAACAAAGAGTAAATTAGCAGCACTGAATGAGAAGCTTGACACTCTAGAAAGGCGCCTTGAACTACTTGAGGTCCAAGTGAGTACTGCATCAGCCAACCCTTCTGTTTTCAAATGA
- the LOC130820667 gene encoding uncharacterized protein At4g37920 has protein sequence MSRTILRLQFSIPISNFPSIDPSSHIFTSSLAKFPFLSSISCIQTLKPLKTAQNLNFKSTIFNSKTNAHAAGAQVVEDEAEVEVAEGFTMTQFCDKMIDLFMNEKPRSKDWKKYLCFRDEWKKYRDRFYNRCQTRADMEIDPVLKKKLSSLATKIKKIDDEMERHTDLLKEIEDNPTDINAIVAKRRRDFNGEFFRHLTFLQQTYDSLEDRDGVARLAARCLSAVSAYDNTLEIVDTFDTAQAKFDDILNSPSIDIACEKIRSFAKGKQLDSSLILLINSAWAKARESTTMNQEVKEIMYRLYKTTKSSLRSISPKEIKLLKYLLNITDPEERFSALATSFSPGGEHEAKNPDGLYTTPKELHKWIKIMLDAYHLSQEETEIREAKQINEPVVIQRLFILKQTIEEEYLAREVGAGLEANKSEEEF, from the exons ATGAGTCGCACCATTTTAAGATTACAATTTTCAATCCCCATCTCAAATTTTCCctccattgatccttcttctcaCATTTTCACATCATCACTTGCTAAATTCCCCTTTCTCTCTTCAATTTCATGTATCCAAACTCTTAAACCCTTAAAAACAGCTCAAAATCTCAACTTCAAATCCACCATCTTCAATTCCAAGACTA aTGCTCATGCTGCTGGTGCCCAAGTGGTGGAAGATGAAGCAGAGGTTGAAGttgctgaaggttttacaatgaCCCAATTTTGTGATAAGATGATTGATTTGTTTATGAATGAGAAACCCAGGTCTAAAGATTGGAAAAAGTACCTATGTTTTAGAGATGAATGGAAGAAATATAGGGACAGATTCTATAATAGATGTCAAACAAGAGCTGATATGGAGATTGATCCTGTTTTGAAGAAAAAATTAAGCTCTTTGGCTACCAAAATTAAGAAG ATCGATGATGAAATGGAAAGACATACTGATCTTTTGAAAGAGATAGAAGATAATCCTACAGATATTAATGCAATTGTTGCTAAACGACGTAGAGACTTCAATGGGGAGTTCTTTCGTCACCTCACTTTTCTTCAACAAACTTATGACAGTTTGGAGGACCGTGATG GTGTTGCTAGGCTTGCCGCTAGGTGCTTGTCTGCAGTCTCTGCCTATGATAACACGTTAGAAATCGTGGATACATTTGACACGGCTCAAGCTAAATTTGATGACATTCTGAACTCTCCATCCATTGATATTGCCTGTGAGAAGATAAGAAGTTTTGCGAAGGGAAAGCAACTTGATTCTTCGTTGATATTGTTGATTAATAGCGCGTGGGCTAAAGCAAGAGAATCCACGACCATGAATCAGGAG GTAAAAGAAATCATGTATCGTCTGTACAAAACGACAAAAAGCAGTCTGAGAAGCATATCACCGAAGGAAATTAAACTTCTCAAGTACTTGCTTAACATAACAGACCCTGAAGAGAGATTCTCTGCACTAGCTACATCTTTCAGTCCCGGAGGTGAACATGAAGCGAAAAATCCCGATGGTCTTTACAC GACACCGAAGGAGCTGCATAAATGGATAAAGATCATGCTTGACGCATACCATCTAAGTCAAGAAGAGACGGAGATAAGGGAAGCGAAGCAAATTAATGAACCGGTGGTTATCCAAAGGCTTTTCATCCTGAAGCAAACAATAGAGGAAGAATATTTGGCGCGAGAAGTTGGAGCAGGTTTAGAAGCTAACAAGTCCGAGGAAGAATTTTGA
- the LOC130820668 gene encoding glycine-rich domain-containing protein 1-like has translation MEKEQEKQWAEAQNIAISVDLVEAAKKHLKFLTVVDRNRHLYESPALDWAIYRYNAFWLPLLAKHSENPFSEDPLVIPLDCEWIWHCHRLNPVRYKSDCEELFGRILGNYKVISSVQGTSTSKTEEIWKQIYPEEPYELDYNRPFLGDVLQKITQSAKFTNYDLVSAVKRQVPFSFQVSRPHMSDHLFLQEALARYKGFLHIIKTNRKNGIKSFCVPTYDIDLIWHTHQLNPVYYCKDLCALMGKVLEHDDTDSDRSKGKKLDTGFSQTTKQFEETFGLRYWKAGAMYRGTTPAPVTLIPIPFEAKKLHVQDNCDNNLIQFPETKSVEVILEFVEIKNFPEAHKRDIRVSFSKKQTDKIFNAKRTLNILSESGEKQVAYFQCEPNGEFLFEIVYRLPSNIPLPKSFKPFGSCSFSLQECLASRTRLSVDKWIPVVPLPGISSAKPILLHVSLSFTIPTPAPQVFHLVSSQPLFKGACFLPLPKIRTYKNAKNETSVTDDDGNGIFSLNMRDLSKDMTKGTDDLLKEVNYVADSSEMHTLAEFRKNAWFIKGSHGSFKLVNASGNNGEIFELVGDKMVKLFAGRRLDFEPKHCEKQRSEQDFMTAVEFSRDHPYGRSVALIDFKHRIFKVKDAWMILTGITLAYILSNMLRTECGFTSKVGHEENKVSAVTPTVETEALMEAGVQMVDEGTGNATHDVCDGGGCGSGCGSGCGHLAARCGGCGGGCGGYMSAGSGEYGGCGGCGSMAAKCGGCGGGCGGGKCGGHMAAKCGGCGGGCGGGKCRGHMAARCGGCGGGCGGGKCGGCGGGHMITSGATAEPVAA, from the exons ATGGAAAAGGAGCAAGAAAAACAATGGGCCGAAGCGCAGAATATAGCAATAAGTGTAGATCTTGTTGAGGCTGCTAAGAAACACTTGAAATTTCTTACTGTTGTTGATCGGAATCGCCACTTGTACGAAAGCCCTGCTTTGGACTGGGCTATCTACAG GTACAATGCCTTTTGGCTTCCCTTGCTTGCCAAACACTCGGAGAACCCCTTTTCTGAAGACCCATTAGTTATCCCACTTGATTGTGAATGGATTTGGCATTGCCACAGGCTCAACCCA GTAAGATATAAGTCGGACTGTGAAGAGCTATTTGGAAGAATCCTTGGAAATTATAAAGTCATCTCGTCTGTTCAAGGAACTTCAACGAGTAAAACGGAAGAGATTTGGAAACAAATATATCCCGAAGAACCTTACGAGCTTGACTATAATAGACCGTTCCTAGGAGATGTCTTGCAAAAGATAACGCAAAGTGCAAAATTTACCAATTATGATTTGGTTTCTGCTGTTAAAAGACAGGTTCCTTTCTCTTTTCAG GTTTCAAGGCCACATATGTCAGATCATCTGTTTCTTCAGGAAGCATTGGCAAGATATAAAGGGTTTTTGCATATAATCAAGACAAACAGGAAAAATGGCATAAAAAGCTTTTGTGTTCCGACTTATGATATCGATCTTATTTGGCACACACATCAATTAAATCCTGTTTATTACTGTAAAGATCTCTGTGCATTAATGGGTAAAGTGTTGGAGCATGATGACACTGATTCTGACAGATCTAAAGGGAAAAAACTAGACACCGGATTTTCTCAAACTACCAAGCAATTTGAAGAAACCTTTGGTTTAAGGTATTGGAAAGCCGGGGCAATGTATCGTGGAACTACCCCAGCTCCGGTTACACTAATTCCTATTCCATTCGAGGCGAAGAAGCTTCATGTACAAGATAACTGTGACAACAATCTAATTCAATTTCCAGAGACGAAATCGGTTGAG GTTATTCTCGAGTTCgtggaaataaaaaattttcccgAGGCTCACAAAAGAGATATTCGTGTTTCATTCAGCAAGAAACAAACTGATAAGATTTTTAACGCTAAGAGAACACTGAATATATTATCTGAATCCGGTGAAAAACAAGTTGCCTATTTCCAGTGTGAGCCTAATGGAGAATTTCTCTTTGAGATTGTATACCGTTTGCCTTCAAACATACCATTACCGAAATCCTTCAAGCCATTCGGTTCTTGCTCCTTTTCTTTGCAAGAATGCTTGGCTTCAAGAACTCGACTTTCTGTCGATAAGTGGATCCCAGTAGTCCCTCTACCCGGCATCTCATCTGCTAAGCCAATACTTTTGCACGTTTCTCTTTCATTTACTATTCCAACACCAGCACCCCAAGTTTTTCATTTGGTGAGCTCTCAGCCACTTTTCAAAGGTGCGTGTTTTCTTCCACTCCCGAAGATAAGGACGTATAAAAATGCGAAGAACGAGACTAGTGTCACGGATGATGATGGAAATGGGATTTTTAGCCTTAACATGAG AGACTTGAGCAAAGACATGACAAAAGGCACCGATGACTTGTTAAAAGAGGTAAACTACGTCGCAGACTCTAGTGAAATGCATACGTTGGCTGAGTTTCGCAAAAATGCGTGGTTTATAAAGGGAAGCCATGGTTCTTTTAAGCTCGTTAATGCTTCTGGAAACAATGGTGAAATCTTTGAGCTCGTTGGTGACAAGATG GTAAAACTCTTTGCTGGAAGGAGGCTAGACTTTGAGCCCAAGCACTGCGAAAAGCAGAGAAGTGAGCAAGACTTTATGACTGCGGTTGAATTCTCTCGAGATCATCCGTACGGACGGTCTGTAGCATTAATAGATTTCAAACACAGAATCTTCAAG GTCAAGGATGCATGGATGATACTAACCGGCATTACTTTAGCCTATATTTTGTCCAATATGCTGAGAACGGAGTGTGGTTTCACCTCTAAGGTAGGTCATGAAGAGAACAAAGTAAGCGCGGTAACTCCTACTGTTGAAACTGAAGCTTTAATGGAGGCCGGAGTGCAAATGGTTGATGAGGGTACAGGAAATGCAACACATGATGTCTGTGATGGTGGGGGTTGTGGAAGTGGTTGTGGCAGCGGCTGTGGACATTTGGCTGCAAGGTGCGGAGGTTGTGGTGGAGGTTGCGGTGGATACATGTCTGCAGGGTCCGGTGAATATGGTGGTTGTGGTGGATGTGGAAGCATGGCTGCAAAGTGCGGTGGATGTGGTGGTGGTTGTGGTGGGGGTAAATGTGGGGGACACATGGCAGCTAAATGCGGTGGATGCGGCGGTGGTTGTGGTGGGGGTAAGTGCAGGGGACATATGGCAGCTAGATGTGGTGGATGTGGCGGTGGTTGTGGTGGAGGCAAGTGTGGCGGATGTGGTGGTGGACACATGATCACTAGTGGTGCAACAGCTGAGCCCGTAGCAGCCTAA
- the LOC130820669 gene encoding uncharacterized protein LOC130820669, whose amino-acid sequence MPNPHETLTHIVIEPIFLRRSPRLQHLNDCRKAAISRCKNHPISISSPAKPTNRSTDYSMGITKSETRSRNRSKSVNGSKSLVKSADGSRKTTSFSGNFKGLRRSPRLCYEVNSSVDVNLSFNEKFDWFIHCDDAKSSSNSKKNLTLGEKKDNRTMIDVGDSPVPPNEVVRNEFLANLGCTNDSEARVLCKGISINSERRITRSCSRLMERKVAVGKIFEDEQDDSKSLKHCIRRRSNAREILSSVEPSTVRVDGDVRGIRCSKGKENKRVFCSGSKTLLLGKGNNVKGNRGNDGRKDNSCRQILGDADKKMNSSGSHKAGGENDVYPRTMERRSSHLSLINEGRKGEVKLKEEKQEGKEKAAVHIDVKEKECHDCIGQDIDKLINGSGDASSLRHISGRGETDREDVVGDSKATGGKRKRKQVGQGTDQGWTKEQEAALHRAYFTAKPSPHFWKKVAKVVPGKSAQECFDKVHSDNQTPICSKIATRAKKKKSPTVFLMSSSELFKSPEAKSKKACKMKSQMARKTMRHLLQKYCHVNENNEADLFSVLEPSVNPSAEAFHLTPKQLLKSPESSSKSRDRSSSGRKWVLRFNNRSESPLTSPPVLKKVKNMALHEKYIDQLHIRDRKRKVSFSRCVKLGQTQKDGEKNPLQMKDIIKSAKDALVSDAKDAIDKFRHSQANLMAVFSDSEDVSGNDEEDEPVL is encoded by the exons ATGCCTAATCCCCATGAAACCTTAACTCACATAGTTATTGAACCAATTTTTCTCCGACGATCTCCACGGCTTCAACACCTCAATGACTGTCGAAAAGCTGCAATATCCAGATGCAAGAATCACCCCATTTCTATATCTTCCCCGGCCAAACCCACAAATAGGTCAACAGATTATTCGATGGGTATTACCAAATCTGAAACTAGGTCTAGAAATCGTTCGAAATCAGTTAATGGGTCTAAAAGTCTTGTTAAATCAGCAGATGGGTCGAGAAAAACTACAAGCTTTAGCGGCAATTTTAAGGGACTCCGACGATCTCCGAGGTTATGCTATGAGGTAAATTCTTCAGTTGATGTTAATTTGTCgtttaatgaaaaatttgatTGGTTTATTCATTGTGATGATGCTAAGAGCAGCAGTAATTCAAAGAAAAACTTAACGTTGGGGGAAAAGAAAGATAATAGGACTATGATAGATGTTGGGGATTCTCCTGTACCTCCAAATGAGGTTGTTAGGAATGAATTTTTGGCTAATTTAGGGTGCACTAATGATTCCGAGGCTAGGGTTTTATGTAAAGGAATTTCGATTAATTCGGAGAGGAGGATTACCCGTAGTTGTTCTAGATTGATGGAAAGAAAAGTAGCGGTTGGAAAGATTTTCGAAGATGAGCAAGATGATAGTAAATCATTGAAACACTGCATTAGACGTAGGTCTAATGCAAGGGAAATTCTTAGTTCAGTGGAACCTTCAACTGTTAGAGTGGATGGTGATGTGAGGGGGATAAGATGCAGTAAAGGGAAGGAAAATAAAAGAGTTTTTTGCAGTGGTTCGAAAACTTTGTTATTGGGGAAAGGAAATAATGTGAAAGGTAATCGAGGAAATGATGGTAGAAAAGATAATTCATGTAGACAAATACTTGGAGATGCTGATAAGAAGATGAATTCGAGTGGTTCTCATAAGGCAGGAGGAGAAAATGATGTATACCCTCGAACAATGGAGAGGCGTAGCTCTCATTTGTCTTTAATAAACGAGGGAAGAAAGGGGGAGGTTAAGTTAAAGGAAGAGAAACAAGAAGGCAAGGAAAAAGCTGCAGTGCATATTGATGTGAAGGAAAAGGAATGTCATGATTGTATAGGACAGGATATTGACAAGTTGATTAATGGAAGTGGTGATGCATCATCTCTACGCCATATTTCAGGAAGAGGGGAGACGGATAGAGAGGATGTTGTAGGAGACAGTAAAGCGACGGGAGGTAAGAGGAAAAGAAAGCAAGTAGGTCAAGGGACTGATCAAGGGTGGACAAAGGAGCAGGAAGCAGCATTGCATAGAGCTTATTTTACTGCAAAACCTAGTCCACATTTTTGGAAGAAAGTTGCTAAAGTG GTACCGGGAAAATCTGCTCAGGAGTGTTTTGATAAAGTACATTCAGATAATCAGACTCCAATTTGCTCGAAGATTGCTACAAGGGCGAAAAAGAAGAAATCACCAACTGTTTTCTTGATGTCAAGCAGTGAGTTGTTTAAATCTCCCGAAGCAAAGAGCAAGAAGGCTTGCAAAATGAAGTCTCAAATGGCGCGTAAAACTATGCGACACTTATTACAGAAATATTGTCATGTGAACGAAAATAATGAAGCAGATTTGTTTTCTGTTCTTGAGCCTTCAGTAAATCCTTCAGCTGAAGCCTTTCACTTGACTCCAAAACAGCTACTGAAAAGTCCGGAATCTTCCTCAAAGTCTCGTGACAGATCATCGTCAGGCCGCAAGTGGGTTTTGAGGTTCAACAATAGAAGTGAAAGCCCACTCACAAGTCCTCCGGTTCTGAAGAAGGTGAAGAATATGGCTTTACACGAGAAGTATATTGATCAGTTACATATCAGGGATCGTAAGAGAAAGGTGAGTTTCTCGCGCTGCGTAAAATTAGGTCAGACTCAAAAGGACGGAGAAAAAAACCCTCTTCAAATGAAGGATATAATCAAATCGGCGAAAGATGCCCTAGTTTCTGATGCAAAAGATGCCATTGACAAGTTTCGGCATTCACAGGCGAATCTTATGGCAGTGTTTTCTGATTCTGAGGATGTCAGTGgcaatgatgaagaagatgaacctGTGCTATAG
- the LOC130820670 gene encoding uncharacterized protein At5g65660-like — protein MMQHSPVYSPVAHHSDASRPSLGFPLGTGLLLIVIFSLSGIFSCCYHWDKFRSLRQSYSDDLDLEAANHHSDFSKPKPNNYLKQEEMASLPVIMPGQQMPRFIAIPCPCEPPRPEKHDPILSPQKPPKLPRLPVPLN, from the exons ATGATGCAGCACAGTCCAGTGTACTCCCCTGTAGCTCATCATTCAGATGCATCACGACCGTCTCTTGGATTTCCATTGGGTACAGGTTTGTTGTTGATCGTCATATTTAGCTTAAGTGGGATTTTCTCGTGTTGTTACCATTGGGATAAGTTTCGTTCTCTTCGTCAATCTTATTCTGATGATCTTGATCTTGAAGCTGCTAATCATCATTCTGACTTTTCTAAACCCAAGCCTAataattacttg AAACAAGAAGAAATGGCAAGTTTGCCGGTAATAATGCCAGGACAACAAATGCCAAGGTTCATAGCCATACCATGTCCATGTGAACCACCTCGGCCCGAGAAGCACGACCCGATTCTCAGCCCTCAGAAGCCACCCAAGCTGCCGCGTTTGCCCGTTCCTCTCAATTAA